In the Nicotiana tabacum cultivar K326 chromosome 16, ASM71507v2, whole genome shotgun sequence genome, one interval contains:
- the LOC107764869 gene encoding uncharacterized protein LOC107764869, with the protein MWQLYEGWKEILKIQKFRRIVSYTGFYCFTALITYAYTNNTTRAGHSRDDQFYASYPAGTELLTDTAKLYKAALGNVFEEEEWGPIEWCVLAKHFERQGKSPYAYHSQYMAHLVSHGQLDGSG; encoded by the exons ATGTGGCAGCTGTATGAAGGATGGAAAGAGATTCTGAAGATCCAAAAGTTCCGGAGAATTGTGTCCTATACTGGATTCTATTGTTTCACTGCGCTCATCACATATGCATACACCAACAATAC GACTAGAGCGGGGCACTCAAGAGATGACCAATTCTATGCTTCTTATCCGGCTGGAACAGAGCTCCTTACTGACACAGCTAAG TTATATAAAGCAGCATTGGGCAATGTTTTTGAAGAGGAAGAATGGGGACCAATCGAATGGTGCGTCCTGGCTAAACATTTTGAACGACAAGGGAAATCACCATATGCATATCATTCT CAATACATGGCACACCTCGTTTCTCATGGACAGCTAGATGGAAGTGGCTAA